GGACGACACCCTGAGGGATATGCTTGTATATGGAGCAATGTCGGCAGGAAGGGATTCCTGACGACGCGTGAATAAATCTAACTTTGTATACATCAGCGCGTAGGGGTGTATTGCATACACCCTCTTTTCCTTCAACTGCAAAATCTGGGATTAAACTATTTCAGATAAAGAATCGTTTTAAACATTGAACATATTGCTTTATTGTTAAGTAACTATTATTAATGAATTGAGAATAACATTATGTTGAAACAAGGAGATTAAATAAATGAAGCTCGATAAGAATCTGCTGCTGTTTTTAAATTCCTCTGGCTTAGGCCAGGGCGAAATAGACCTTGGCGAAAAACTAATAAAAGCGTTTTTAAAAATGCTCATAGAATCGGGAACCGCCCCAGCTAAAATTATCTGTATGAACAGCGGTATTTTCCTTACTACTGAGGGTTCTCAGGTAATTGATATGCTTAATCAACTCAAAGAAAACGGTTCTGAGATATTATCCTGTGAAACCTGCCTTGATTATTACGGCAGGCAAGATAAATTGATTATTGGCCAGCCGACCAATATGAAAGAAACAGTTAAGGCTATGCTCAAATTCAAAAAGATATTATCACCGTAGTTAATATTTAGGTACAAATATACATATAACTATACTGAAAACGCCTCTGCGAATTGTTTAATAATTCAGAATGTTTGCCATAGACGGAAAGCTTCCCGATACTGATGAATATCTCAGATAAATACTATCTTACGGCATCCTTCAAAGATTTGCCGGCTTTAAAACGGGGAACGTTGCTTGCCGGAATTCTCATAGTTTCGCCGGTTCTGGGATTGCGGCCATCGCGAGCCTTACGGTTGCTGACTAAGAATGTGCCAAATCCTACCAGGGTTATTTTCTGACCTCTCTTTAAACTGTTGGTAATTGAGTCTAATACTGACTTATAAGCTATTTTTGCTTGAGCTTTAGTTATTCCCGCATCTTTGGCGACTTGTTCTATAATCATCTCTTTTGACATAGCTCTCTCCTTAATTAAATTTAGAGGTTTTTGTTTAATTAATAATACCTATCACAATTAACGGCATAATGTCAACTATTATAATTAGAAAATGAAAAAAGTTAATATGTGTTTCAGAGGTTGTTAAGTTGATTAGGTTATTGCCAAATCAGCAACATCATTTTAGCTGCCTATTACATCCGGTGTTCCTTTTATCTTTATAGTATTGCCATATTGTACCGCGGTTATTATAGCGAGTTCAATAAAGCCCTGTTAATGGTTGCAACACATATAGCGGCGCCCCGCTGCGAGCAGGAAAAGAAGACATTATTCAGGGCGGCTGCTTATCGGAAAGCTGAGATTAGCACTAATCACCACTTCGCTCATGACTGGAACCTTAAGATAATTATTGGATTAGGGTAAATAAACAAACCTGTGATATGCTGTCAAAGTTTAAAACTAACTCGCAAATTTTAACGAATATAATCGAGAGTTTAACTATAATTTCAAAAAGGTCAGTGGTTCATAGTGGGTTGTAAGGAATACTATTCATAATAAAAAAGTTATTTTTAGCCACTGAGTGATACATCTTTCGACCGCTACTCGGTACATTTTTCAACCGCCGTTTATATACAAACAAACACAAAACTAAATATCCCAATATTAACATAGTTGAACTTATTCCTTAACCGGTCGGTTTTTAAATAAAATAATTTGTACTAATTAGATTTTTTGGTTATTATGATACTGTTCTTTATCATTGTCAGCTCTTTCCTTCAGTTAGGCAAATTAAAAACATCCCCTAACTCACAAGGTT
The sequence above is a segment of the Candidatus Zixiibacteriota bacterium genome. Coding sequences within it:
- the yedF gene encoding sulfurtransferase-like selenium metabolism protein YedF, with the translated sequence MKLDKNLLLFLNSSGLGQGEIDLGEKLIKAFLKMLIESGTAPAKIICMNSGIFLTTEGSQVIDMLNQLKENGSEILSCETCLDYYGRQDKLIIGQPTNMKETVKAMLKFKKILSP
- a CDS encoding HU family DNA-binding protein; this encodes MSKEMIIEQVAKDAGITKAQAKIAYKSVLDSITNSLKRGQKITLVGFGTFLVSNRKARDGRNPRTGETMRIPASNVPRFKAGKSLKDAVR